CCGGCTGGGCCACCTCTCCCTCCGTTTCGGCGTTCATCTGGTAGCGCTCGTCTTGCAGTCGATCGCCGAGCAGGCGTTTGAGCGCCTCCGCGCGGTTCTCGATCGCCACGCGGCTGGTCTTCGAGGCCCCGCTAAGGACGTTCTGTACGTCCTCCGCGTCGTGGCCGTTGACCAGCGCCGCCAGCGACAGCGCACCCCCGGCGGTCGCCCCCGGCGAGCGCCCGTTCGCGATCACCTCCGGATTCAGCTCGAAGGCGTCGAGCAGAATCCGGTGTGCCACGTCGACCAGCGAGTCGGGCATCTCGACGGCCAGGCCCAGGCGGTCGGCGAGCGCCTGGGGCTTGGGCGGGACCTCGTCGACGTCGAGGTAGACGCTCGCGGTGTCGAGTCGCTGCTCCGTGATCGTGATCTCCCGGTCGTCGAGCAGCTCTGACCACGCGCTCGCGACCGTGTCCTCGTCGACCGGGAGCCCGTCCTCGCGAGCCGACAGGACCAGTGCCGCCGCCAGGAAGTCGTCGATGTTCTCCTCGTCGATCTCGGGCTTGTTGCGCAGCTGTCCCAGCCGGACCTGGGTGATCTGTAACGTCTCTTTCGGTATCTGGAGCTGCTCGCAGACGCGGAGCAACCGATCCTCGACGCCGTCTCCTGCACTACTTGCCATAGTGCAGTCGTTCACGCTTCACTGTCTTAACTTTTGGATGCTCGAAACACCGATTGGAGCCGTCGCGGGACCGTCGCCGTCCCGAGGTGGCGAGAGACAGCCGCCCTCACCGCTCGTCGGCGGGCCCGAGGCCGGGGATGGCGACGGCCGCTTCGAGTCGATCCATCGCCAGCGCGGTCGTCAACACCAGCGCGAGATACAGCACTGCCACGACGGCGTAGGTGTCCGTGACACGGAAGCTATCGGCGGCGATGATCCGGGCCTGCCGGAACAGTTCGGGCACGGTGATGAACGCGGCCAGCGAGGAGTACTTGATGAGATAGACGAACTCGTTGGTCCAGCCGGGGATCGCGTAGCGCAGTCCCTGTGGCAGGACGACGTGGCGGATCCCCGCCGCCTTCGAGAGGCCGATCGACCGGGCGGCCACGAGCTGTCCGCTGTCGACCGACTGGAGCGCCCCCCGGATGTACTCGGCCTGGTAGGCCGAGGAGTTGATCGTGAAGCCGACGATCGCCACGAAGACGGCCGCCCGTGGCACGGCCCCCTCGCCGACGAACCCGAGCCCCTCGATCTCCGCTGCCAGGGGGAGCCCGTAGTACAGCAAGAACAGCTGGGCGAGCAGCGGCGTCCCGCGGATGAGCTCCGTGTACGCGAGCGAGACGGTGCCGACGATCCGCCCGCCGTAGACCCGCGCGACCGAGAGCGGGACGGCGATCGCCAGTCCCAGCACCATCGACGCGAGCGTCAGGTACACCGTGATGAAGGCACCGGCGGCCATCGCCGGCCCGCCCTCGATGGCGAAGGCCGTCAGTTCGAACGGCCAGGCGAGCCACTCCGCGAGGAGTCCGAGCGGCCCCAGATCGGCACCGACGGCGGTCAGGGTCTCGGCGGCGTTCGCGAACGGTGTCGGCCTCGCCCTCGCCCGTGGTGCCGCCCTGGGCACCGACGCGGACGCCTTCGAGATCCTCGACAGACGCCGGCTGGAACTCGCCGCCTTCCTGGACGAGGACGGCCTGGCTGGACTCCCAGTAGGGGTCGGTGAAGGCGATCTGCTCCTGGCGGTCCGGGCCGATCGTCATGCCGGCGGCGATCAGGTCGATGTCGCCGTCCAGCACCGACGGGATCAGCGACTCGAAGGCGATGTCCTGCCACTCGCCGACCTCGTAGCCGGCCCGGTCGATGACCGTCTCGGCCAGTTCGATGTCGAAGCCGACCAGTTCGCCGTCCTCGGTGTACTCGAACGGCGGGAATCCGGAGTTCGTTCCGGGGACGATCGTCTCCGTGTCCTCTTCGCTACTCGAACAGCCGGCGATCGCTGTCGTGGCCCCGAGGGCCCCGACAGTCTTCATGTACGCCCGCCGATCCATACTGTACGTACGAGCCATACCGATTGATCGGTAGAGCCACTGTTGAACGTTTCGGGCCTGTTCTGGATGGTCTATCATGCCGACGGCGGGGATCGGGATTTTTCGAAGCCGGGCGAGGTCGTAAGATCCGAACCGCCACTGGCCGGCGTCGCCGTCCGGTCGTCATACTGCCGGCTGTCACTTCGTGAGGATTTTCGCCACCCCGGGGTGGCGAAATCGTTCACAGATGTACAGCCGGTAGTATCACAACCCCGCGTTCGACGGTCCCGAACTGGTCCGTCCAATGGTCGGACGGAACGCCGTCGATCACCGAGACGGGCGGTGGCACGCACGTCGAAATGACGCCCCAGCGAGCGAACGACGCTTTCGGGAGTACAGTCGTTGCCGTTTCGACCGCCGCCGGAACGCCACGGAGCGTGCCGCCGAGTGCCCGGACGACCGGACGACGACTGTCGAAACTGACTGACTGCGACCACGGGGTACCTTTATCCACCCCCGACTCGTAAGCATTACCATGCGATTCGTTATCGTGGGTGCCGGTCGCGTCGGACTCCGGACCGCTCGCGTGCTCGACGACGGCGGGCACGACGTGGTCCTCGTGGAGAACGACCCCACGAAAGTAGCGCGTGCCCGCGAAGGGGGACACGACGTGATCGAGGGCGACGGTGCGGTCGAGACGATCCTCGACGACGCCGACCTCGACCGTGCGGACGCACTCGGCGCGCTGACCGGCGACCTCAACGACAATTTCGTAGCCTGTATGATCGCCAAACAGTTCGACTGCCGGACCGTGATGCGCATCGACGAGGACTACCGCGAAGAGATCTACCGCAAGTACGCGGGCGACGTGGACGAAGTGATCTACCCCGAGCGCCTGGGGGCGATCGCCGCCAAGAACGCCCTGCTGGGCGGGAACATCCGTGCCGTCGCCGACATCGATCAGAACCTCCAGCTCGTGGAGTTCACCATCACCGAGCAGTCGCCGATGCGGGGCTACTCCATCAGCGAACTCGAACTACCGGCCAACGCCCGACTGCTCGCGTTCGGCAAGCGCGACGAGCCCCTGGACCTGCCCGGCGAGGACGAGACCCTCGATCTCGGCGATCACCTCGTCGTCCTCGCGGACTTCGACGTGCTCGGAGACGTGCGCAGCATCGTCGTCGGCGAGACCGGACGCGCGGCCGCCATGGGGGGTGCCTGAGATGGTCGTCGCCTACGTGATGGTCAAGGTGTACACCGGCGACGCCGACCGGCTCAAAGGAGAAATCGAGGCCATCGACGGCGTCGCGACCGCTCACATCGTCGCCGGGGACGTAGACTTCATCGCGAAGGTCGTCGTCGAGACGCCCGCCGAGGTCAAGGACATCGCCGCCAAACAGATCCAGGAGATCGAGGGCGTCGAGGACACGCAGACCTACATCGCGATGGACTAGACGACCACCTTTTTCCACTTCGGGTTCGCCTGGGGCGAACCGCTCGTGCAAAACCGTCCCCAGAGATCGAAGCTCTCCGATGGGCTCGCAAGAGCGCCGCTCTCGCGGACGTGGGCGAAAAAGGCCGGACTCGCCGCGGCGAGTCCGGGGAACCGGGCGACCGGCCGGGTCCTTCGGACCGCTCGGTCGTCCGGATGCTCGTCGAAAAGCAGGGTCAATTTACAGCGGTGTCCCCCCGGCACCGCCCTCGCCGTTGGCCTGGGCCTGGTTGACGAGGTCGGCGACCGCGCCCTCGTACTCGTAGCCGGGGACGACTCCCTCGACGTACGTCCCCTCGACGTACTCGACGAACGTCTTGGCGACCCGCGCGGCGGTGTCGGCGTTGCCCAGTTCGAACCCGTAGGTGACGACGACGTTCTCGCCGTCGCGTTCGACCGCAAACGCGTCCAGTTCGACGCTCGTCCGGGTGGCTTTGGGAGCGTCTTCGAGGCGGCGTTCGAGCGTCTCGAACCAGCCGTCTGCGACGGCGTCGCCGACCGTCTCGACGGTCGCGGCGGACAGTGTCGGAGCCCGGACGGTGACGGTGTAGGCGACGCGCCACTCCGGCGCGTCGTCCGCGACGACAATTCCCTCGAAGGCAGTCGTCGTCACGCGATAGCCGCCGTCGGTCGACTCGAACGCACTGTTACCCTCGAAGGCACTGGCTGCACTCTCGGGCGAATCGTCGCTCATTGCACGTCCGTAGGCCGCTCGCGGGCAAAAGCCCGTCGCCACGCCACCACGGTCGAGTGATGACGACGACTCCATCGAACCGATCCGCTCACGCCCTTCGACCTCTGTCCGGCGCTACTGGCAGGTGTCGTCTTCGGTCCGGTCTACGGCGGTTGTCTGGTCGCCGGCCTGTTCGGACTCGCTGGATACGTGTTTCGACGACGACAGACGGATGGGACCCAGCTGGTCCAGAGCGGACCGCCGTGACCGATCCGTCGTTGCCGATCCTGCACCGTCCGCTCTCGGAGCGAACGATCCGGGAGAATGCGAGGGATGGGATTCGAACCCACGGACCCCTACGGGAGCGGGTCTTAAGCCCACCGCCTTTGGCCAGGCTCGGCTACCCTCGCGCGTTCTGGACTACCGACGGCCCGTGGGTTGGGGCTTTCGGTCTCTGGGCCGCGACCGTCGGCGGTCGAGACCCGTCGATCGAGACCGTCGAGCGACCACGCGCGACTGATACTGCCGGCTGTCACTGTTGCAAGGCTTTGCGACCATGGGTCACAAAATTCGTTACAGACGGACAGCCGGCAGTACGATCACTCTGTTTCGCGCCGAGTGCCACCGACACGGGGAAAGCGAGAGCGGTCGGTGCTCACCAGTCGACCGACAGCGTCCCGTCGCCCTCGGGGTCGGGAGCGATCTCTTCGTCGGTCCGGCGGTCGACCACGTGAATGACGCCCACGTCTTTCTTGGCCGGACACACCTCGGCGGCACGGATCTCGTCGTCGACCTCGTCCTCGCCGACGAAGTACACCTTCGGTGCGGCGATCCCGGTGTCGAGGTTCAGGTCCCAGTTGTGCGAGACCTCGGCGCACTTGCCCGCGCCGATGCACTTGTTGGCCTCGAAGATGATCTTGTAGGGCTTGTCCTCGACCGGCGGCGCGTCGGTCCCGCCCATCTGGCTCGGGTCGACCGGAGCGTCTTCGTCTGCCATATCGGACGAACGCGGGCTGGACAGTTAAGCCCGACTCTTCCCGCAGGACGCTACTGCCCGACGCCGGCCGCGTTGCCGAGTCGGCGCAGCGTCGACCCGTGAAAGCCCAGGCTCAACAGGAGGGCGGCGGCCGCAAGCGCCGACAGCACGAAGTACATCGACTGGACGCCCACGAGGTCCATCACGTTCCCGGCACCCAGTTGTCCCAGCGCGCGCCCGGTCCCGATCCCGAACGCCGAGAGCACCGCCTGTCCCGTCGAGGTCAGCTCGTCGGGCGAGAAGCGGTGGGCGAACTCGACGACGGCGAGGTTGTACAGCGCCAGTCCGACGCCGAGCACGAGCTGGACCGCCATGATCGCCGTCGGCGTTCCCACGGCGGCGTAGACGAGGTAACAGCCCGCAAAGAGGGCGGCACCGAGCGAGAGCTGCGTGCGGTTGGCGAGCCCGATCTTGGCCATCGAGAGGAAGATGGCGGCCTCGCCGACGGTCTTGACCATCCAGGCGGTGCCGGTGAGGCTGTCCGGCGCGCCGATCGCCCGGACATACACCGAGAAGTAGGCGCTGCCAGAGGAACTGGCCCCGCCCAGCAGCACCGCGACGCCGAGCAAGAGCAGGAATCGTCGGTTGCGCAGGAGCTTGACGGCCTCGCGGCGGAGATCCGGCGTCAGGTCGGCCTCGGCGTCGGGCACGCTGCGGACGATCAGGACGAGCACGACCATCCCGACCGCGTAGATGTAGAAGACGATCTCCGTCGCGAACCGCGAGAGCAGCCACCCGATGACGAGACTCCCCAGCCCGAACGCGATCGAGCCAAAGGCACGGACCTGTCCGTAGTCGACGCCACGAGAGAGGATCATCGCGTTGGTGATCGGGACGATCGGTGACCGCACCGTCGAGAGCAGCGCCGTCGCGAGTACGAGCAAGAGGAAGGGATCGGGGACGCGCCCGGCCAGCGGGAAGGCGAGAATGGCCACGCTCGACACGCCGGCCGCGATCAACAGGACCGGCTTGGAGGCCGCGAAGCGATCGGCCACTCCGCCCCAGATCGGCTGGGCGATCATCCCGCCGACGACGAGCAACGCACCCAACAGCCCCATCTGCCCCCCAGTCAGTCCGAGCTCCTCGAAGTAGGCGTTCCGAAAGACGATGAAGCCGTTCGAGGAGGCGAAGAAGACGAAATACAGCAACTGATAGCCGCGCTTGTCCCCGAGCATGGGCAACACTCTCGATTCCTCCTACTTCAAGCCACGGATACGGTACTACAGCCGTTGTTAATCGCGGAGGGCGGCCGGCGGCAGCGACCCGGTAGCGCCGTTCAGTCTCCCGCTGTCGAACGACGTGGGATGAACAGTCGCCGTTGGTCTCTCGTCAGCGTCGACAGCGCGAGACGCGTCGGACGGTTCTGCACAGACTACAGCCGGCAGTATCAGTCGTGGATCTCGACGCCGTCGATCGTGATCGGCGTCGTCGGCCCGTCGTGCATGTCCGTGTCGGCGTTGCCGATCGCTTCGACGACGTCCATGCCGTCCGCGACCTCGCCGAAGACGGCGTGTTTGTCGTCGAGGTGTGGCTGGGCGTCGAGCGTGATGAAGAACTGCGAACCGTTCGTGTTCGGACCGCTGTTGGCCATCGAGAGCTTGCCGGCCTCGTCGTGGCGCAGTTCGTCGTGGAACTCGTCGTCGAACTGGTAGCCGGGGCCGCCCCGTCCGGTGCCGGTCGGATCGCCGGTCTGGATCATGAAGTCCTCGATGACGCGGTGGAACTCGACGCCCTCGTACAGCGAGTCGCCGCGAACCTCGCCGCTCTCGGGGTCTTCCCACGTCGTCGTGTCCGGGGCCGGCTCGGCGTCGGCCGCCGGATCGTGCTCGGCCAGTCCGAGGAAGTTCTCGACTGTGCGGGATGCGCGCTCGTCGTACAGTTCCAGTTCGATGTCGCCCTTCGAGGTCTCCAGCGTGACGCGTGTCATACGTCCGACGAGGGCGGGTAGGCTGAAAAACCCTCGTTGTTCGATCGAGCGACTGCCCCTCGGTCGGTCACAGCCTCGCCGTCACCTGCTCGCCGCTGACGACTTCGGGTACGATCACCTCGTCGGCACCCGCACGACGGGCCAGCGCTTCGTCCATCCGACTGCCGGCCCGGACCACCAGCTCGACGGTGGGCGCGAGCTGACTCGCGGCGATGGCGATCTGGACGTTCGCGCTCGTGTCGTCGATAGCGCCGATCACGGTCCGGGACCGTTCGACGCCAGCATCGGTCAGCGTCTCGTCCTGTCGGGCGTCGCCGCTGACTGCGAGGTGCCCGTCGTCGATCGCTCGCTCGAACTGTTCGTCTGCCTGTTCGACGACGACGACGTCGCGGTCGCGCTCTTGCAACCCCGCGGCGACGGTCTGTCCGAAGGTCCCGTAGCCACAGACGACGACGTGGTCGTCGAGTTCCTCGATCGTCTGTTCGATTTGCATCTGTCGAAGTTCCTCCTGAATCTGGCCGCCGAACGTCGCCGACAGCAGCGTCTCGCCGATCCACAGTCCCGCCACCACGAGTCCGGAGAGCACGACGATGGCGTACGCTTTGACCAGTCGGACCGGGCCGTCGTGAGACTGGAAGTGCAACTCGATGCTGGTCGGATCGAGGAGCCAGAACAGTGCGTCGACGACGCCGACGCCCGCGAGGACGCTGAACCCCACGACGCCCGCGGCGACGACGGCGACGAACCCGAAGACCGGCCGAACCATCCGACGCAAGAGCGCCCGTCGCAGGACACCCCTGAGGAGCGTCCCGAGCACCTCAACACCACACCTCCGGACCGGTCTGTGGTGGATCGATACGACGCGGGACGACACTCATACTGATCTGTGACACACCCTGTCTCGGAAGAACGAGTGGTGCTTGATACCGCTACTCATTAAACAGTATAGGGACATTAAATCCGTACCCAGACAGGGGTACGGGTACCGGGCCGGCAGTGTGGACGGCAGTCGACGTGGCCCGCTACAGCGACGAAGTCAATGCACACCCGATCGCACGACAGCAGTGCGATCGGTGTGTCAATCGTCTCAATTGTTACTATAGTCGGTGAAGAAGTCGACGAGAGCCTCGTTGACCCGCTCCGGCGCGTCGAACTGGACCCAGTGGCTCGCGTCGGGAATTCGCTCGATTGCGATGTCCGACACCCACTCGTCGAGTCCCTCGGTCAGTTCGAGATCGAGCGCGAAGTCCTGCTCACCCCACAGCAACAGCGTCGGCACGTCGACGCTGCGGTCGGGCTCGTCGCCGCCGGTCAACATCGACCGCGCTCGCTGGCGGCCGAGCGCCCGGTAGTAGTTGACCGCCGCCGTCAGCGCGCCCGGCGTCGCGAGGGCGGACTTGTAGCGCTCGACATCCTCGTCGGTGAACGCGTCGGGCCGGACTGTCTCGCCCAGGATCGACTCGACGGCGGCGTAGTCGTTCAGTCGGAACCCCAGCTCGGGGAGGACGGGCAACTGGAAGTAGAAGACGTACCAGGACTTCGCGATCTGGGTGGGCGAGGAGCGAAGCAGCCGCTCGTATCTGGTCGGGTGGGGCGCGTTCAGGACGGCCAGCCGGTCGACGACATCGGGACGGTCGCTGCCGACGTGCCAGGCGATCAGGCCGCCCCAGTCGTGGCCGACGACGTGGGCTCGCTCGCGGCCGCAGTGCTCGATCAGTCCAGCGACGTCGGCGACCAGCTCGTCGACTCGATAGTCGCCGACGTTCGATGGCTTCTCCGAGCGGTTGTAGCCGCGCAGATCCGGCGCGACGACCCGGTAGCCGGCGTCGGCCAGCGACGGGAGCTGATTGTGCCAGG
Above is a genomic segment from Halomicrobium sp. LC1Hm containing:
- a CDS encoding amino acid ABC transporter permease, which translates into the protein MPRAAPRARARPTPFANAAETLTAVGADLGPLGLLAEWLAWPFELTAFAIEGGPAMAAGAFITVYLTLASMVLGLAIAVPLSVARVYGGRIVGTVSLAYTELIRGTPLLAQLFLLYYGLPLAAEIEGLGFVGEGAVPRAAVFVAIVGFTINSSAYQAEYIRGALQSVDSGQLVAARSIGLSKAAGIRHVVLPQGLRYAIPGWTNEFVYLIKYSSLAAFITVPELFRQARIIAADSFRVTDTYAVVAVLYLALVLTTALAMDRLEAAVAIPGLGPADER
- a CDS encoding TrkA family potassium uptake protein — translated: MRFVIVGAGRVGLRTARVLDDGGHDVVLVENDPTKVARAREGGHDVIEGDGAVETILDDADLDRADALGALTGDLNDNFVACMIAKQFDCRTVMRIDEDYREEIYRKYAGDVDEVIYPERLGAIAAKNALLGGNIRAVADIDQNLQLVEFTITEQSPMRGYSISELELPANARLLAFGKRDEPLDLPGEDETLDLGDHLVVLADFDVLGDVRSIVVGETGRAAAMGGA
- a CDS encoding Lrp/AsnC family transcriptional regulator; the encoded protein is MVVAYVMVKVYTGDADRLKGEIEAIDGVATAHIVAGDVDFIAKVVVETPAEVKDIAAKQIQEIEGVEDTQTYIAMD
- a CDS encoding DUF5813 family protein, producing the protein MSDDSPESAASAFEGNSAFESTDGGYRVTTTAFEGIVVADDAPEWRVAYTVTVRAPTLSAATVETVGDAVADGWFETLERRLEDAPKATRTSVELDAFAVERDGENVVVTYGFELGNADTAARVAKTFVEYVEGTYVEGVVPGYEYEGAVADLVNQAQANGEGGAGGTPL
- a CDS encoding ferredoxin, whose amino-acid sequence is MADEDAPVDPSQMGGTDAPPVEDKPYKIIFEANKCIGAGKCAEVSHNWDLNLDTGIAAPKVYFVGEDEVDDEIRAAEVCPAKKDVGVIHVVDRRTDEEIAPDPEGDGTLSVDW
- a CDS encoding MFS transporter; translated protein: MLGDKRGYQLLYFVFFASSNGFIVFRNAYFEELGLTGGQMGLLGALLVVGGMIAQPIWGGVADRFAASKPVLLIAAGVSSVAILAFPLAGRVPDPFLLLVLATALLSTVRSPIVPITNAMILSRGVDYGQVRAFGSIAFGLGSLVIGWLLSRFATEIVFYIYAVGMVVLVLIVRSVPDAEADLTPDLRREAVKLLRNRRFLLLLGVAVLLGGASSSGSAYFSVYVRAIGAPDSLTGTAWMVKTVGEAAIFLSMAKIGLANRTQLSLGAALFAGCYLVYAAVGTPTAIMAVQLVLGVGLALYNLAVVEFAHRFSPDELTSTGQAVLSAFGIGTGRALGQLGAGNVMDLVGVQSMYFVLSALAAAALLLSLGFHGSTLRRLGNAAGVGQ
- a CDS encoding peptidylprolyl isomerase produces the protein MTRVTLETSKGDIELELYDERASRTVENFLGLAEHDPAADAEPAPDTTTWEDPESGEVRGDSLYEGVEFHRVIEDFMIQTGDPTGTGRGGPGYQFDDEFHDELRHDEAGKLSMANSGPNTNGSQFFITLDAQPHLDDKHAVFGEVADGMDVVEAIGNADTDMHDGPTTPITIDGVEIHD
- a CDS encoding TrkA family potassium uptake protein is translated as MVRPVFGFVAVVAAGVVGFSVLAGVGVVDALFWLLDPTSIELHFQSHDGPVRLVKAYAIVVLSGLVVAGLWIGETLLSATFGGQIQEELRQMQIEQTIEELDDHVVVCGYGTFGQTVAAGLQERDRDVVVVEQADEQFERAIDDGHLAVSGDARQDETLTDAGVERSRTVIGAIDDTSANVQIAIAASQLAPTVELVVRAGSRMDEALARRAGADEVIVPEVVSGEQVTARL
- a CDS encoding alpha/beta fold hydrolase; this encodes MTSQTPTFDEQAVTHERATVNGIGLHYVTAGPADGDLVVLLHGFPEFWYSWHNQLPSLADAGYRVVAPDLRGYNRSEKPSNVGDYRVDELVADVAGLIEHCGRERAHVVGHDWGGLIAWHVGSDRPDVVDRLAVLNAPHPTRYERLLRSSPTQIAKSWYVFYFQLPVLPELGFRLNDYAAVESILGETVRPDAFTDEDVERYKSALATPGALTAAVNYYRALGRQRARSMLTGGDEPDRSVDVPTLLLWGEQDFALDLELTEGLDEWVSDIAIERIPDASHWVQFDAPERVNEALVDFFTDYSNN